From the Manis pentadactyla isolate mManPen7 chromosome 7, mManPen7.hap1, whole genome shotgun sequence genome, one window contains:
- the PAX4 gene encoding LOW QUALITY PROTEIN: paired box protein Pax-4 (The sequence of the model RefSeq protein was modified relative to this genomic sequence to represent the inferred CDS: deleted 1 base in 1 codon), whose product MAKEQRLTHEPVPKKVTCLETLCAGASFSCPGVSSVNQLGGLFVNGRPLPLDTRQQIVQLAVSGMRPCDISRRLKVSNGCVSKILGRYYHTGVLEPKGVGGSKPRLATPPVVARIAQLKGECPALFAWEIQHQLCVEGLCTQDKIPSVSSINRVLRALQEEQRLPWAAQLRAPAALPLVPGTPHSGSEAPRGPHPGTGHRNRTVFSPEQAEALEKEFQHGQYPDSAARGKLAAATSLPEDTVRVWFSNRRAKWRRQEKLKWEMQLPGAAPTLPSASPRTISAQRSPGSVSAAALPALGPLGPSCCHLFWGTAPDRCLSDTPPQACLKPFWGNCPPPPISQDPALLCRPGPSFHCPVAGLGALQALLWPDSALLHGLE is encoded by the exons ATGGCCAAGGAGCAAAGACTCACGCATGAGCCAGTTCCAAAGAAAGTGACATGTTTGGAGACCTTG TGTGCGGGTGCCTCCTTCTCATGCCCAGGGGTCAGCAGTGTGAATCAGCTGGGGGGTCTCTTTGTGAATGGCCGGCCCCTCCCCCTGGACACCCGGCAACAGATCGTGCAGCTGGCAGTCAGTGGGATGCGGCCCTGCGACATTTCACGGAGACTTAAG GTATCTAATGGCTGTGTGAGCAAGATCCTAGGACGTTACTACCACACAGGTGTTTTGGAGCCCAAGGGGGTTGGGGGAAGCAAGCCTCGTCTGGCCACACCCCCCGTGGTGGCTCGAATAGCCCAGCTGAAGGGTGAGTGCCCAGCCCTCTTTGCCTGGGAGATCCAACACCAGCTCTGTGTCGAAGGGCTGTGCACCCAGGACAAGATTCCCAGT GTCTCCTCCATCAACCGAGTCCTGCGGGCACTACAGGAGGAACAGAGACTACCCTGGGCAGCACAGCTCAGGGCACCAG CAGCTTTGCCTCTGGTGCCTGGCACTCCCCACAGTGGTTCTGAGGCGCCCCGGGGTCCTCACCCAGGGACTGGCCACAGGAATCGGACTGTCTTCTCCCCAGAACAAGCAGAGGCACTGGAGAAAG AGTTCCAGCATGGGCAGTATCCTGACTCAGCGGCCCGTGGGAAGCTGGCTGCTGCCACCTCTCTGCCTGAGGACACTGTGAGG GTCTGGTTTTCCAACCGCAGAGCCAAATGGCGCCGACAAGAGAAGCTCAAGTGGGAAATGCAGCTTCCAG GTGCTGCCCCAACTCTACCGAGTGCTTCCCCGAGGACCATCTCTGCACAG CGGTCCCCTGGCAGTGTGTCCGCAGCAGCCCTGCCTGCCCTGGGGCCCTTGGGTCCTTCCTGCTGTCATCTGTTCTGGGGGACAGCACCAGACAGGTGTCTGAGTGACACCCCACCCCAAGCCTGTCTCAAACCCTTCTGGGGTAA ctgccccccaccgccGATCTCCCAGGACCCGGCACTGCTTTGCCGCCCTGGCCCTTCCTTCCACTGC CCCGTCGCCGGTCTTGGTGCCCTGCAGGCCTTGCTCTGGCCCGACTCCGCACTGCTGCACGGCCTGGAATGA
- the ARF5 gene encoding ADP-ribosylation factor 5, giving the protein MGLTVSALFSRIFGKKQMRILMVGLDAAGKTTILYKLKLGEIVTTIPTIGFNVETVEYKNICFTVWDVGGQDKIRPLWRHYFQNTQGLIFVVDSNDRERVQESADELQKMLQEDELRDAVLLVFANKQDMPNAMPVSELTDKLGLQHLRGRTWYVQATCATQGTGLYDGLDWLSHELSKR; this is encoded by the exons ATGGGCCTCACCGTGTCCGCGCTCTTTTCGCGGATCTTCGGGAAGAAGCAGATGCGGATCCTCATGG TTGGCTTGGATGCAGCTGGTAAGACCACAATCCTGTACAAACTGAAGTTGGGGGAGATTGtcaccaccatccccaccatAG GCTTCAATGTGGAAACAGTGGAATACAAGAACATTTGTTTCACAGTCTGGGACGTGGGAGGCCAGGACAAGATTCGGCCCCTGTGGCGGCACTacttccagaacactcag GGCCTCATCTTCGTGGTGGACAGTAATGACCGAGAGCGGGTCCAGGAATCTGCTGATGAACTCCAGAAGATG CTGCAGGAGGATGAGCTGCGGGATGCAGTGCTGCTAGTGTTTGCCAACAAACAGGACATGCCCAACGCCATGCCCGTGAGTGAGCTGACGGACAAGCTGGGGCTGCAGCACTTGCGAGGGCGCACG TGGTATGTTCAGGCCACCTGTGCCACCCAAGGCACAGGCCTGTACGACGGGCTGGACTGGCTGTCCCACGAGCTGTCGAAGCGCTAA
- the FSCN3 gene encoding LOW QUALITY PROTEIN: fascin-3 (The sequence of the model RefSeq protein was modified relative to this genomic sequence to represent the inferred CDS: inserted 1 base in 1 codon; substituted 1 base at 1 genomic stop codon), producing the protein MDEVEWTRKLPRHEDLRVGLISWAGAYLTSEPCKNTVTATAKGLGHRQTWEVLLSNKHDTQAVVRLRSLQGLYLLCEANCSLCYGQPRGSHHGCFLLCFHCNGKWTLQCLIGGCYMESDGEDVFCNSRVLSAYHMWTPRPALHVHVILYSPLNHCYARADPTKGRVWVDAPVPCLEECDFLLHFXDGCYHLETSTHYFLSHLDQLVSQPSAQTAFHMQVQPGGLVALSDGEGSMLYPQGACLLLGLGSSPHRGEEWFILQHCLTWVSLRSKTRKFLSIIYDELCAASEHLTPMFLFQFEYDSKSSILQLRSSNGCYLAQRHHRTVMADGHQLESDTFFCMHWNCGRIILQSPNGRFLGIIANGLLMANASIPGPNEEFGIQLANRPFLSLRGQYRYVGTSAEHDLMQCNMDQPHCIHLLPCHQGIYHFQAQGGSFWSITSFGTFRPWGKFALNFCIELRGSNLLTVLAPNGFYMAXPTEVALLADSEDITKECIWEF; encoded by the exons ATGGATGAGGTGGAGTGGACACGAAAACTACCCAGACATGAGGACCTAAGGGTTGGGCTCATCAGCTGGGCGGGAGCCTACCTCACTTCTGAGCCATGTAAAAATACAGTCACTGCTACTGCAAAGGGTTTGGGCCACAGACAG ACCTGGGAGGTCTTGTTGAGCAACAAACATGATACACAAGCTGTGGTACGACTTCGGAGTTTGCAGGGCCTCTACCTTCTCTGTGAGGCAAATTGCTCTCTGTGCTACGGCCAGCCAAGGGGCAGTCACCACGGATGCTTCCTACTCTGTTTCCATTGCAATGGCAAGTGGACCCTCCAGTGCTTAATCGGTGGTTGTTATATGGAGTCTGATGGCGAGGATGTGTTCTGCAACTCCCGGGTCCTCTCAGCTTACCACATGTGGACTCCCCGGCCAGCCCTGCATGTCCATGTGATCCTCTACAGTCCCCTCAACCACTGCTATGCCCGGGCCGACCCCACCAAGGGCCGTGTCTGGGTGGATGCACCAGTTCCCTGCCTGGAGGAATGTGACTTTCTGTTGCATTTCTGAGATGGTTGCTACCACCTGGAGACCTCTACACACTACTTCTTATCCCACTTAGACCAGCTGGTCTCCCAACCCTCAGCACAGACCGCTTTTCACATGCAAGTGCAGCCTGGAGGGCTCGTGGCCCTGAGCGATGGAGAAGGAAGCATGTTATATCCTCAGGGTGCATGCCTGCTCCTGGGCTTGGGCTCCAGTCCTCACAGGGGCGAGGAGTGGTTCATCCTACAACACTGCCTGACCTGGGTCAGCCTCAGGTCAAAGACTCGGAAGTTCCTCTCTATCATCTATG ATGAGCTGTGTGCTGCTTCTGAGCACTTAACCCCAATGTTCTTGTTCCAGTTTGAATATGATAGCAAGAGCTCCATCTTGCAGCTTCGTTCATCCAACGGTTGCTACCTAGCCCAG CGGCACCATAGGACAGTAATGGCTGATGGGCACCAGCTGGAGTCTGACACCTTCTTTTGTATGCACTGGAATTGTGGCAGAATCATCCTGCAGTCGCCCAATGGACGTTTCTTGGGCATCATAGCCAATGGCCTGCTGATGGCCAATGCCAGCATTCCAG GCCCAAATGAGGAATTTGGAATTCAGTTAGCCAACCGTCCTTTCCTCTCATTGAGAGGTCAGTACAGGTACGTGGGCACCTCTGCAGAACACGACCTCATGCAGTGCAATATGGATCAGCCCCACTGTATTCACCTGTTGCCCTGTCACCAGGGCATCTACCACTTCCAGG CACAGGGTGGATCCTTCTGGTCAATAACATCCTTTGGCACCTTTCGCCCTTGGGGGAAGTTCGCCCTCAACTTCTGTATAGAGCTTCGGGGGAGCAACTTGCTCACAGTACTGGCACCCAATGGCTTCTACATGG ATCCGACTGAAGTGGCACTCTTGGCAGACAGCGAAGACATTACCAAGGAATGTATTTGGGAATTTTAG